The Neobacillus sp. PS3-34 genome has a window encoding:
- the dltA gene encoding D-alanine--poly(phosphoribitol) ligase subunit DltA: MQLIRAIEDHALTNPEKLAFVSPGKQINYGDLWNQSEQIAAFFLQESLKEDSPILVYGHMEPEMLVSFLAAVKSGHPYIPIDTSIPLERIVKIIESSKAELLINVSGLPLQLEQAIIQVMNFSDIEKLLTSAEKADPSHWVKDDDNFYIIYTSGSTGNPKGVQISANNLQSFVDWMRKDFPIDGGLTFLNQAPFSFDLSVMDLYPALSSGGRLFAITKEMIAKPKILFDAFVKSNTQVWTSTPSFAQMCLMDPSFNEDLLPELTVFLFCGEILPVSISRMLKERFPKAKIFNTYGPTEATVAITYVEVTDELLDNHQTLPVGKPKDDTRILLIDESNQEVSEGEKGEIIIVGPGVSKGYLGQKELTDKAFFQYNDEFAYRTGDAGYLENGLLFYKGRMDFQIKLHGYRMELEEIEYQIAKSEYVKAVVIVPYTQKEKIEYLTAAIVPADHQFEKEYQLTAAIKKELADTLPAYMIPRKFTYHDELPMTPNGKVDRKLIKEKVLL; this comes from the coding sequence ATGCAATTGATTCGCGCAATTGAAGACCATGCACTAACGAACCCTGAAAAATTGGCTTTTGTTTCTCCTGGTAAACAGATCAACTATGGTGATTTGTGGAATCAATCAGAACAAATCGCGGCATTTTTTTTACAGGAATCCCTGAAGGAAGATTCTCCGATACTAGTTTACGGTCATATGGAACCAGAAATGCTTGTTTCCTTCCTGGCCGCTGTAAAGTCAGGACATCCTTATATTCCAATCGATACATCGATTCCTTTGGAGAGGATTGTCAAAATTATCGAGAGCTCGAAGGCAGAATTGCTGATCAATGTTTCAGGGCTCCCTCTACAGCTGGAACAAGCTATAATACAAGTTATGAATTTCAGTGATATTGAAAAATTGCTTACATCTGCTGAAAAGGCTGACCCATCTCATTGGGTAAAGGATGATGACAATTTTTATATCATATATACATCGGGCAGCACTGGAAACCCAAAAGGCGTGCAAATATCAGCCAATAATCTGCAAAGCTTTGTCGATTGGATGAGAAAAGACTTTCCAATTGATGGCGGACTGACTTTTCTTAATCAGGCTCCCTTTTCCTTTGATTTATCTGTAATGGACCTCTACCCTGCCCTTTCGAGCGGCGGAAGACTATTTGCGATAACGAAGGAGATGATCGCGAAGCCGAAGATTTTGTTTGATGCCTTTGTGAAATCCAACACACAGGTGTGGACATCTACTCCATCCTTTGCACAAATGTGCCTGATGGATCCCTCTTTTAATGAGGATTTATTGCCAGAATTAACCGTCTTTCTTTTTTGCGGGGAGATTCTTCCGGTATCCATTTCCAGGATGTTAAAAGAGAGATTTCCTAAAGCGAAAATTTTTAATACGTATGGCCCGACTGAAGCTACGGTTGCTATTACCTATGTAGAAGTAACGGATGAATTATTAGACAACCATCAAACCCTTCCTGTCGGTAAACCGAAGGATGATACGCGCATTTTGCTGATTGACGAAAGCAATCAAGAGGTTTCCGAAGGTGAGAAAGGCGAAATAATCATTGTGGGCCCTGGTGTGAGCAAAGGGTATCTTGGCCAGAAAGAGCTTACCGATAAGGCCTTCTTTCAATATAACGATGAATTTGCATATAGAACTGGCGATGCGGGATACTTGGAAAACGGACTTCTTTTTTATAAAGGCAGAATGGACTTCCAAATTAAATTGCATGGGTATCGCATGGAACTTGAAGAAATAGAATACCAAATCGCGAAATCTGAATATGTAAAGGCTGTTGTCATTGTTCCTTATACTCAAAAGGAGAAAATTGAGTATTTGACTGCGGCGATTGTGCCTGCAGACCATCAATTTGAAAAGGAATATCAGCTTACTGCTGCTATCAAAAAAGAACTTGCAGATACTTTGCCGGCTTACATGATTCCACGGAAGTTCACTTATCATGATGAACTCCCGATGACACCAAACGGCAAAGTAGATCGAAAACTAATTAAAGAAAAGGTATTGCTATGA